TTCGGATCTACAGGACCTACACACCCGCGTCTCTTTCTGTCGTATAGCTTTCCCCGATTGAAAATGTGCTCCTGAAAGAAAAAAGTTTGATTTTACACATATTTAACTTTTCAGTGACAACAGGATGGCTCTGACGAAACACGCCTTAAATTTGCCCCTCAAGGAAGCGACTGCTGTTGGATATGTGGGATGCAATTTTGGGAACACAGCCTCCCAGCTTGAGCGGAATTTTAGTGGACAATCGCACGTTCTTTTTAGCGATTGCACATTCAAGGACGTTGATGGTAATATATAtcttcttgtttatttattatttatctAAGATTTCATTCTAAAACTTCAAATCGTGAGACGAAATCGACGACTGCAATTATGACGACAGTGACTGTACTACTTTATGGTTTCAGATATAAATGTTTCACTGACAAAACTTGCGTCTCATTTTAGACGATTTTTCGATTGTGAAAAGGTATTCAAGTAACCTATTGATGTCTTTGATTTATTGTGTGTCTAAGTTCCATTCAGATGCTCGAAGCCCGAATGCAGTGCACATGTAGCTTGGGCAAGGGACTTAATCAGGAAGCCCGCAGATAAGCCTAAAAGTAAGAAGTACGTCGAATTACCAGGATACAAGGAGAGTGCTCTTGTCCAGTGGCTCCAGAGCGACACAGGTAACATGTTTATAGTAAATAAATAGAACAGTAGAATTGTTACTGCTTCTTGCTCGGAAAGTAAATATTTAAACTCGTCTTATTTacaaaacagaagtaacttaATAGTATTTCAAACAAGGGCACTCCCAGCATtgactaacaacaacaactcaaaaTGTTTCTTACAAATGACGTTATTCCATGTAACAGAATTTGCAACTGATGCTTGCAAACGAAGGACTATTCATTACTTGCTACAAGTAGACAGTATGACTAAGTTTTCTCATTACCCCTGTTCTAAAGCCGTTTGATTTTTCCCAACAGTAAGATAGAAAATTAGAAAAAGATTAATCAAAATCTTGTTTTCGTTTGACGGACTACTGCTAAAAATGGAAGTTTCAGATTGTTTCTATCTGCTTAGAAATGCAACTAATTTGACACATTTTATATACATAAATACGCCGGTAGTGGGTCTAAATGCAATCATTTAAACGTTTACACCTTTTGTGGTTATTCATACAAATAAAAGATTGTTTTCGTGATGTGGTCATGTATTTATTCATGTATTTGCGTATAATGTACTTATTTATTTCTTAAATAAAAATATttacaataataataagaagTAGAGTGATTATCAAGTTATCCAATATTAATTATTCCAGAAAGTACCCTTGAAACCATGGTTGTGCGTGGTGCCAATGTGGAAGCAAAACCGCATTCAGTATGTTTTTCATCTTTTTGTTCCTACTTTTCCATACCCCTTTTTTCGTTGCCTTGATTGAATACTCCTCATTCTGATTAAAAAATCAATTTAGAAAGCCAGACATGTATCCCTTTTTCGTGTCTTTAACTTTTTTCATGAAAAGAATATACATGTACCTCGATTtgaatataattttaattacgaTATTTATGTAACTaactgaaaagagagagagagagagagagagagagagagagagagagagagagagagagagagagagagagagagagagaaagatggacaaacggagagagagagagagaatggggggggggggggagtactgCTGCTTAATCAGAGACATGTATTGCATTAGTACACTCTGGAACTCACTTCCCCTAGCGGTTCGCCAGTCTCCCTCACAACCGTAATTTAAGATTAAACTGAAGACTTACCTGTACAAATCTGCCTTTTACTGAAATGAGCAAAGTAATAAGGATATTGAAGCTGTGGTGTAATGCGTGCATGTGACTTGTGAGTGAATGTGCCGAATGATATATTTGCTTGTTGACTGGTTGTTTTTAAACCTTCTAGAGTATCATATGTATCTGGTTGTTGTTTGTAAAATGTTAACTATTAATGCTTGTATTGTATGATGGATTTATAACGCGCCATGAGACTGTTatctggcggtgaacagcgctatagaagaatgttttattattattattattattattagtagtagtagtagtagtagtagtagtagtagtagtagtagtagtagtagtagtagtagttgtagtagtagtagtagtggtggtagtagtagaagtagtagagCAGTCAGTATTAATTTGCTATTGGTGACTGAGTAGGTGGAATTAAGGCATAGAGGAACTAAAAAGCTTAGTCTCTTTCGATGGTTCAATGATAAAAAATATGTGAatgccattttttttttactttagcAAGCCAAAGGATCCTGTGGCTGGTTTAAGGGCACAACATGGGAATTCGCACACTGCATGTCATGCGGGCAGCAGGTTGGATGGTAAGTCGCAGAACGTGCAGGTATAGTCTGTCCGGACAGCTATCGGAGAACGTTTTTAATTATTTAACAAGAAATGCAAATGCTTACACACGACTCGCCCTCGTTTACCCCGCCCCTCCCCggaccaccttaccccttagaagtcTCCCTCGCTTTTAAGACATGTTCAAGACTCTGTTTTCTAAGATattaacctctgtaagtttacccccagatcaagacatgattttctcagggTTTCTCAAACTTGCACAACCCCGAACCTCCTTCCAACCACCATCACTAGCATGACATACTCACCATCCACCAAATTTTgaatacagaaaaacaaaagaatcatAATAATTACTTATTTTCTTGACCTAATTGAGTTTTGGATAGCCCAGACAAAATATGTATACTCAGACACTTGCgtgacctcatttctgacactatgacatcatAACATGATATCATCACCAATAGTCTAGCCAAGACTAACAAAAACCCAGACACTTAGCTGTGATAAAATcaaacaatgaaatcatagcTTAAAGTGTGTCTAAACCCTGCAAGTAcagttttgagtgtgtgtagagGGGTTCCAGTTACGACATTTTTCTGCACTTTAACCGCTCTGCGCTCAGCCGTTGGCCAACTGGCATGCGTGCTAAATTTGCTGATCCGGACTTTGCCGAGAAAACCCGAGAACTCCCGAAGCGCCAGCCAAGTGCCTGTGACGTAGCATTGGGAGCCCAGAGCATAATGGCTGACAGCCGTGCACACAACGTGTTGAACCACATTCGCGTTGTACCATATATATGTTTGAACCTCGGGCACGAGAAATGAAAGGAACATGGAGGAAAATCATCTTTCTGACAACAGCAGCATGATTAATCGCCTTGAGAACACAGACTGGTGAGTAACGAAGTCACGTTTTATTTTGGGTACACGCAACCGAGAAACGGAAATTCTGACAGGATGTGTCTAGCTTGGAgtctagatctagatctgaactGTGACATGAGTACATTTTGTGTGGGCGTCCGTGTTTATGCACTaggctatgctaacttggtttttccgtctgtccccagaactagtgtctatttgggacatgacgtggttatatgcaaGAAATGCACTAGGCGCAAACTCACGAAGATCGACACGCACGAGCTTTTGACGAAGGCGAATCTGGCAGTCCCTAGTGTTTACATTTTGAGTTGGAGGTTTTTGAAGAGAACAGTGGCTAGTTAAATTTTTAGAACTAATCTTATTATTTCTTTCTAATGAAATCTAAGAATACTTCCAACATGTGTGCATTCGCAACACTCAGCGGAAGGATAGAAACGAGTGAAGTTTGTGTGTGATACTTTCAGGTGTGAATGTGGCAACTGTGTGGAGATGGAGAAAATGGAGGAATGCAACTGCTGCACAGTCTACTAAAATTATGGAGAAGCTGAACAGTCGCAGGTATGTATTACTTTTTACTTggcatgttattgttttgaaagATTTAAGGTTATCCTCATTATTTAGttaaattacattttttttaatgaaaagaGCAAAGGAAAAGTGTGACTATTTTGCAACATAGATGCAGAGGTTATTCATTAATATAACTAGTCTGTACAGCCTTAACTTCATAATGATGGTTGGAAGTTTAGTTCTTACATTAATGTCATAGTTAACCATAAGTTATAACAATACTGTTATGTTTGCAGACCTCCCGAAAAAACTGGCATTTTACATGCATCACGCAGCTCCCATCATTTGAAAGCGTCTGCCTAAACACGGATGTGCTGGAGACGGCATATTACCAGTACCGGGAGGAGCATGGGTTTTTACATGCTACTCATAAGGAGTAAGTGACACATCTATCTTTCTTTACCAAGCATGTGCTTGTCACATGTGTTGGCAGATACTTCTAGGTCTGTTCCACATGACATGCAAATGTAACCCCGTACACCcattcattcacacacatgAAGAAGAAGGTGACGgaagattttgttttaatttgcagGTTTAAAGCAATTCTTGTTTTTCATgtcttaaaacttttttttctcacaagtTGAAAGTTGGTCcattaaaaaacaagaggcgaagccttcaaggctcacgtaagaaatcgacaaacagtaacacaaactcaatcactccgtcacacatacacagtgcaagagtgggagacgctagatctacaaaatgaacacacacacacacacacaccgcgcgagagagaaagactacagggaggcatgacgtcatgatgcattaattgacgtcaaacacttttgaccgagacctaatcttcttatgcgagcttccatagactcggaaatgttaaagtttctaccacagacatacacacgcacgcacgcacatacgcacatacgcacgcacgcacagacagacaaagttacgatcgcatgggctacacttcgtgagccaaaaaccaccattaaattaaaaaataaaacatacaaGTGCACACATAGTATTTCCTCTTATTGTCGATCACGCGTCTATATTTTGATGTGTgtgacatttttttgtttgcttaacgcccagccgaccacgaagggtcatatcagggcggtgctgctttgacatataacgtgcgccacacacaagacacaggcttcatgtctcacccagtcacattattctgataccggaccaaccagtcctagcactaaccccataatgccagacgccaggcggagcagccactagattgccaattttaaagttcgaacccacgacctcccgatcacggtacggacgccttaccacaaggccaaccgtgccggtgtgtgtgtgtgacatggtatgatgcatatatatatataatatattatatacacacaccagtaaatattattttgttttatccTCGGATCTCTTCACACTGAAGTCCAGAAGTGACTAATAGATTCATAGTTTATACACTTTGTGTGAAACAAGATCAACATAATGCTGAAAAGAAACACATTTTGGAAAGTACATTTTAAACATAAATAACTAGGTAAAATGAAAGATTTACAGGGATCTTGTCATACTGTTACGCTTACAGAaagacatcacacacacacacacacacacacacacacacacacacacacacacacacacacacagccagccagccatgaAACAAGCCATTCTATCAATCCCACTGTATTCACGGAAAATAAGACTTGTTCTTCCCTCCACTTTCCACACCTTTTGTAGGAACACCCTGCCGGACTATGCAACACTCATGTCACAGATTTTGTGATTATGTTCCAGGAAGTACCGCTACATAGGATTCAGCCAGCTTGTGAGGTGGTGCGCCATGGTGTGCTAGGGAGGAAAATCAGCCAGGATACCTTTACCTTCACGGAGAGTACGGGCCATCAGATATGCATTTCCTTCTGATGTACTACAGAGGTTTTGAGTGATCTGAGCTTGAATGAAAATGGTAACATGAAAATGTATTTATATTCTAATGCATCACTTATGAAATAAAAGAGTAAACACTGTAATCCCTTGCAAGTGCATTTTGTTCAGTATTGTTGTTGGTGTCAACATCAGTGGGAAAAAGTGGGATCAGTTAGGGTATCTTGTACTGTAAGGTGCTGCAGCTTCTTATCGGGATGGGTGGTGATATGCAGCGGCAAAAAAGTCAGGTTTGTCACAAAATTCCTCTGGGAAGGAAGCTTCTATCTAAGGCACCTGGATCCTCTGTCAGCTTCTCAAACAGACGTTGAAGCAATCTTGACACGTAACCTGTAAATGTAACAGTGGATAGCTCAGGATGAGATAGTCGTGAAAAGGCATTATCAGCACTGAACCAAGTACAGCTTTTATGCTTGCAAAAATGCatttaagggcaggtgggccagtgcaaaattgaaCAAATTGCTCAAAAaactgttttgggtattttagcagattatgtttccataacataccaattccatttcacacggcagaaattaatatgtaaagcgcggagagcacagttaattgtggttcgcgctatataagctcaccataataataataatcatccatgtgtgtcggtgtttttgtcaaaagtgtcctatttatctgtcaataaagacaaaatgtgaacatgtgtggcattgattgtcttctaaagctgacggcaatttacctatttggaatcatgttactattcctgttagtgtacatatgcgtgcgcgagtgtagtatgcttcgtatggtatttttatctgttgtcttattatttgttttgtcttttaatgtgcaccacactgaaatttctctgtatgagataataaagtattcgtattcgtattcgtattcgtatattcccccgccaaaaaatgtctcatttcaaagggaagttacggctttgtcctcagcaaaacagtgcattcacgacatacgaaactgtgtgaaggaaatcacggaATATACTAACCAGCAAtgttgacagtgatatcctccatgCTTTTTAGAAGCGCTAACCAGGGAAACTAGTGTGACACAGCAAAGTGACTAGCACGTGCTGTGAAGTCAGCTCACTCACTGACAGAGTTGACTTTGTGAATCGTAACGCAGATAGCTTTACACTTGACCACTGTCCAGCGACAGAGAGGGGTCTGTCACAGGAATCGACCGGGAGGAAGGAAGCCCGCGTAAAGCACTTTTAAGGTAAATGGAATAAACATTTGAGTATCGttaatgtttatcgcataagttgaatcgactaacactgtaactttaaacatagcagacagatatctaagacaagatgtccgctatttgtgtagtgcagtgcgtcgtataaccggtcAGACAGGAAGGTAGCGACCAGATGACGGGAACTAGGGATCTGATTAGTCGCCGGTAGCGGCCAGATGACGGGAACTATGGATCTGAGAAGTCGCCGTATAGAATTACCTATTGACTTGCCAAGCggagattcgacgggatttctagACGCTTGAGCGCGGTTATGTTGTGCCCGTATATATGGTTGGACCCTAGAGGTCACTGGGCGATATTACTGcgtagaccgaggtcgccagtaAGAGGATTTAGTAttaaatacatttcctagtgtaCGGCTATAAAAGCTGTGGGATTCTGTGTAGGACCAGAATTAAACTATGTCCACAAGAACTTGATAATTTAAGATAAGGAATATTGAGTAGccagagcagacggtgatttTTTTTGGACTATACAAGAGCCGTGAGTCGTTACACTTAAACTAGATACCGTGCGCCTATGTGGTCACGGACCGGTTGTATTTCTTTACCTGTTTGAAGAGTAAAGAGTTTTGCTAGCACAATTGTACGAGATTGTCATCTCTAGGTGTTTTATTGCTACACAACTGTGAGTACCGGATTTTTGAGTATATaacctttatgttcatgattgtttgtatttgtgtgtatgctgtCGTAACTGCTTAATACAATGGAGGGAACTTACAGTtggagttttgtttgtttccgtaTGACAGCGTATTAGCGC
This region of Littorina saxatilis isolate snail1 linkage group LG8, US_GU_Lsax_2.0, whole genome shotgun sequence genomic DNA includes:
- the LOC138973804 gene encoding uncharacterized protein, producing the protein MALTKHALNLPLKEATAVGYVGCNFGNTASQLERNFSGQSHVLFSDCTFKDVDVPFRCSKPECSAHVAWARDLIRKPADKPKSKKYVELPGYKESALVQWLQSDTESTLETMVVRGANVEAKPHSQAKGSCGWFKGTTWEFAHCMSCGQQVGWIHSSADDAFFVLWMARVAYN